A region of Pyxidicoccus parkwaysis DNA encodes the following proteins:
- a CDS encoding DUF3858 domain-containing protein, giving the protein MRTFRRGLTALAVLAALTGCPKSTSSVTPHVLESAAERAQKGTDEARTLALAGFHAYLVAGDNALAQQRFDAAVAKDAGDPYALAGQHLMARRAGRTDRALEAAIELAARAPQHPLAVFAARYMLDSVGTSKALDDEILKGADRALAAGAAGETAYLLRGTRLSVQVVRGDAKARDAALRELGGAGEASLVGPFSPFHVLSWAEEDPVSKTGAVTGPFNSPFGPQPVRTLHAPDGRLDLGGEPGEGDLYLLAFDAEVTEPGAYVVRSVSGTSHQVMMDGTPLLERKGWQGTTSTVTARTVDLPAGKHRFLIRQLKAGTSGVLTFSLLRVDGRPSNVRFTAATGAAPQAWGSGPKGREETPGVYPTAESLKVALEEEAGDLLATVLAIRDGMGRDADGARRLMTTVDALTPALLELRAELAVVDRTIPTKVARGRATRDLEAVLAKDASNVAAMLVRADLFLDDGQPAAALETLKAVDATKGPPPFLVSLTRARAALALDVESLAEESLQTALDAQPGLCEALGLQYSLARRRDAVERGDSLVEAQRGCPGVTVREAEHARTRGDMEASARLYAELLEKDPASVSTGTSLANIYVGLRRYDDATAVLRELAKVWPRNADLVKRMADVREYAGQPAEALALREKALAMEGEDLSLRRAVERAKTGKEVLQDQAIDGREAIRAYEAEPVTGGSSAAFVLDAAAVRVNPDGSLINRIHTVQKALEQSGVQDIAEVTVPRGAQVLALRTVKADGRVMEPENIEGKETVSLPGVQVGDYVEVEYLLAEGPRGPAQPGFTASAFYFQIANTPNAWTTYTVVAPKGTGMKVDAHGMKAPPPKVEGDSEVFHYEAHRVPPFIAEPDSPPSSNEYLPFVLVGAGATGNDGLVRVYGDVFQERWMRTTEVEAFARKAAEGKTGLDAVKALHAAVMQRFSGHDSGLGQSAASTVAQDRGSRLLVMKAALNVLGIPARVAAIRTFNTDPAPYLFPQDSLLPFAALRVDVPGTGPVWVDTSVRFGPFGELPEPAMGGREAYLLPEPGRPLEKVETPPMKEAPGKEVKLSLKLSADGQLTGKGDEVYSGFEAAQLAEAFNQLSAESRNQALQGAVARYFGGASLSGVKLEHEEQVGAPFVLHYEFTVPRFGRQEGDKRMALGPLTFPAQLGRRYVQLSTRTTPLYIDNTESSRTQVTLELPGGWKLSDPQASLNVDSPFGRFTRSEKQEGNTLSINESLRLPRNRVFPKQYEQFSGFTGDVDLIQTRELVLVKQ; this is encoded by the coding sequence ATGCGCACCTTCCGTCGCGGACTCACCGCGCTCGCCGTCCTCGCCGCCCTCACCGGCTGCCCCAAGTCCACCTCCTCCGTCACGCCACACGTGCTGGAGTCCGCCGCCGAGCGGGCCCAGAAGGGCACCGACGAGGCGCGCACGCTCGCGCTCGCGGGCTTCCACGCGTACCTGGTGGCGGGGGACAACGCGCTCGCGCAGCAGCGCTTCGACGCCGCCGTGGCCAAGGACGCGGGTGACCCGTACGCGCTCGCCGGGCAGCACCTGATGGCGCGCCGAGCGGGCCGCACGGACCGGGCGCTGGAAGCCGCGATTGAATTGGCGGCGCGCGCCCCCCAGCACCCGCTGGCGGTGTTCGCCGCGCGCTACATGCTCGACTCGGTGGGCACGTCGAAGGCGCTGGACGACGAAATCCTCAAGGGCGCGGACCGGGCGCTGGCGGCGGGCGCGGCAGGGGAGACCGCATACCTGCTGCGTGGCACGCGCCTGTCCGTGCAGGTGGTGCGCGGCGACGCGAAGGCGCGAGACGCGGCGCTGCGCGAGCTGGGCGGCGCGGGCGAGGCCTCCCTCGTGGGCCCCTTCTCTCCCTTCCACGTGCTGTCGTGGGCTGAAGAAGACCCCGTGAGCAAGACGGGCGCCGTGACGGGCCCCTTCAACAGCCCCTTCGGCCCGCAGCCCGTGCGCACGCTGCACGCGCCGGACGGCCGGCTGGATTTGGGCGGCGAGCCCGGCGAGGGGGACCTGTACCTGCTCGCCTTCGACGCCGAGGTGACGGAGCCGGGCGCGTACGTGGTGCGCTCGGTGAGCGGCACGTCGCACCAGGTGATGATGGACGGCACGCCGCTCCTGGAGCGCAAAGGCTGGCAGGGCACCACCTCCACCGTCACCGCGCGCACGGTGGACCTGCCCGCGGGCAAGCACCGCTTCCTGATTCGCCAGCTCAAGGCCGGCACCTCCGGCGTGCTCACCTTCTCCCTGCTGCGCGTGGACGGGCGCCCGTCCAACGTGCGCTTCACCGCCGCCACCGGGGCCGCGCCGCAGGCCTGGGGCAGCGGGCCCAAGGGCCGCGAGGAGACGCCGGGCGTCTACCCCACGGCGGAGTCGCTGAAGGTCGCGCTGGAGGAGGAGGCCGGTGATTTGCTCGCCACCGTGCTGGCGATTCGCGACGGCATGGGGCGCGACGCGGACGGCGCGCGCAGGCTGATGACGACGGTGGACGCCCTCACGCCGGCCCTGCTGGAGCTGCGCGCGGAGCTGGCCGTGGTGGACCGCACCATCCCCACCAAGGTGGCGCGCGGCCGGGCCACGCGGGACCTGGAAGCGGTGCTGGCGAAGGACGCGAGCAACGTGGCGGCGATGCTGGTGCGCGCGGACCTCTTCCTGGATGACGGCCAGCCGGCCGCCGCGCTGGAGACGCTGAAGGCCGTGGACGCGACGAAGGGCCCGCCGCCCTTCCTCGTGTCGCTGACGCGGGCCCGCGCGGCGCTGGCGCTGGACGTGGAGTCGCTGGCGGAGGAGTCCCTCCAGACGGCGCTGGATGCGCAGCCGGGCCTGTGCGAGGCGCTGGGCCTCCAGTACAGCCTGGCGCGCCGGCGCGACGCGGTGGAGCGCGGAGACTCGCTGGTGGAGGCGCAGCGCGGCTGCCCGGGCGTGACGGTGCGCGAGGCCGAGCACGCGCGCACGCGTGGCGACATGGAGGCCTCCGCGAGGCTGTACGCGGAACTGCTGGAGAAGGACCCGGCCAGCGTGAGCACCGGCACCTCGCTGGCCAACATCTACGTGGGCCTGCGCCGCTACGACGACGCGACGGCGGTGCTGCGCGAGCTGGCGAAGGTGTGGCCGCGCAACGCGGACCTCGTGAAGCGGATGGCGGACGTGCGCGAGTACGCGGGCCAGCCCGCCGAGGCGCTGGCCCTGCGCGAGAAGGCGCTGGCCATGGAGGGCGAGGACTTGTCCCTGCGCCGCGCGGTGGAGCGCGCGAAGACGGGCAAGGAGGTGCTGCAGGACCAGGCCATCGACGGGCGAGAGGCCATCCGCGCGTACGAGGCGGAGCCGGTGACGGGCGGCAGCTCGGCGGCCTTCGTGCTGGACGCGGCCGCGGTGCGCGTGAACCCGGACGGAAGCCTCATCAACCGCATCCACACGGTGCAGAAGGCGCTGGAGCAGTCCGGCGTGCAGGACATCGCCGAAGTCACGGTGCCCCGCGGCGCGCAGGTGCTGGCGCTGCGCACGGTGAAGGCGGACGGCCGGGTGATGGAGCCGGAGAACATCGAGGGCAAGGAGACGGTGAGCCTGCCCGGCGTGCAGGTGGGTGACTACGTCGAGGTGGAGTACCTGCTGGCGGAAGGCCCGCGCGGCCCCGCGCAGCCCGGCTTCACCGCGTCCGCCTTCTACTTCCAGATTGCCAACACGCCGAACGCGTGGACGACGTACACGGTGGTGGCCCCCAAGGGCACCGGCATGAAGGTGGACGCGCACGGCATGAAGGCGCCGCCGCCGAAGGTGGAGGGTGACTCCGAGGTCTTCCACTACGAGGCGCACCGCGTGCCGCCGTTCATCGCCGAGCCGGACTCGCCGCCCTCCTCCAACGAGTACCTGCCCTTCGTGCTGGTGGGCGCCGGGGCCACGGGCAACGACGGCCTGGTGCGCGTCTACGGCGACGTGTTCCAGGAGCGCTGGATGCGCACGACGGAGGTGGAGGCCTTCGCGCGCAAGGCGGCCGAGGGCAAGACGGGCCTGGACGCGGTGAAGGCGCTGCACGCGGCGGTGATGCAGCGCTTCTCCGGGCACGACTCGGGGCTGGGCCAGTCCGCGGCGTCCACGGTGGCGCAGGACCGGGGCAGCCGGCTGCTGGTGATGAAGGCGGCCCTGAACGTGCTGGGCATTCCGGCGCGCGTGGCGGCCATCCGGACGTTCAACACGGACCCGGCGCCGTACCTCTTCCCGCAGGACAGCCTGCTGCCCTTCGCCGCGCTCCGCGTGGACGTGCCGGGCACCGGGCCGGTGTGGGTGGACACGTCGGTGCGCTTCGGCCCCTTCGGCGAGCTGCCGGAGCCGGCCATGGGCGGGCGCGAGGCGTACCTCCTGCCCGAGCCCGGCCGCCCGCTGGAGAAGGTGGAGACGCCGCCCATGAAGGAGGCGCCCGGCAAGGAGGTGAAGCTGAGCCTGAAGCTCTCCGCGGACGGGCAGCTCACGGGCAAGGGTGACGAGGTCTACTCCGGCTTCGAGGCCGCGCAGCTTGCCGAGGCCTTCAACCAGCTGTCGGCGGAGAGCCGCAACCAGGCGCTCCAGGGCGCGGTGGCGCGGTACTTCGGCGGGGCGTCCCTGTCCGGCGTGAAGCTGGAGCACGAGGAGCAGGTGGGCGCGCCCTTCGTGCTGCACTACGAGTTCACCGTGCCGCGCTTCGGCCGGCAGGAGGGCGACAAGCGGATGGCGCTGGGGCCCCTCACCTTCCCCGCGCAGCTCGGCCGGCGCTACGTGCAGCTCAGCACGCGCACCACGCCGCTCTACATCGACAACACCGAGTCCAGCCGCACGCAGGTGACGCTGGAGCTGCCGGGCGGCTGGAAGCTGTCGGACCCGCAGGCGTCGCTCAACGTGGACAGCCCCTTCGGCCGCTTCACGCGCTCGGAGAAGCAGGAGGGCAACACCCTCTCCATCAACGAGTCGCTGCGTCTGCCGCGCAACCGCGTCTTCCCGAAACAGTACGAGCAGTTCTCCGGCTTCACCGGCGACGTGGACCTCATCCAGACGCGCGAGCTGGTGCTGGTGAAGCAGTAG
- a CDS encoding GAF domain-containing protein has product MIEAFAKVSEASKLLLEKGLGVATGSEALRMVGHALGVDRAYIFENRVHGTYGRFITDMRHAWAEPPTPSPLANPVLRAFSFRDFAPGWVDMLEAGMVVACPTRDAPPMMKDLLERQGTQSVLLCPIHPSRTQWWGVVGFEDCRQARVWKPEDISLLKSLSRAVAASVRHGQMRSSLDQVRNSLRQAVGRTPVSGH; this is encoded by the coding sequence ATGATTGAAGCCTTCGCGAAGGTGTCGGAAGCGTCGAAGCTGCTGCTGGAGAAAGGCCTGGGTGTCGCCACGGGCTCCGAGGCGCTGAGGATGGTGGGCCACGCGCTCGGAGTGGACCGGGCGTACATCTTCGAGAACCGGGTCCACGGCACGTACGGCCGCTTCATCACGGACATGCGCCACGCCTGGGCGGAGCCGCCCACGCCGTCGCCGCTGGCCAACCCGGTGCTGCGCGCCTTCTCCTTCCGCGACTTCGCGCCGGGCTGGGTGGACATGCTGGAGGCGGGCATGGTGGTGGCGTGCCCCACGCGTGACGCTCCGCCGATGATGAAGGACCTGCTGGAGCGCCAGGGCACGCAGTCGGTGCTGCTGTGCCCCATCCACCCCTCGCGGACGCAGTGGTGGGGCGTGGTGGGCTTCGAGGACTGCCGGCAGGCGCGCGTGTGGAAGCCGGAGGACATCAGCCTCCTGAAGTCACTGTCGCGCGCGGTGGCGGCATCGGTGCGCCACGGGCAGATGCGCTCGTCGCTGGACCAGGTCCGCAACAGCCTGCGGCAGGCGGTGGGCCGCACGCCCGTCTCGGGGCACTGA
- a CDS encoding DUF6463 family protein, translating to MRVTNGSLLMLIATLHEAIGLVVFRGPLLEMARAGVLDSVGRDSSARAVAFWFLAMGACLLLAGALCHWLERELHRPPPPGFGWGLLGLALFCILPMPITGAWAVIPLGLRVLFQSRTPAALPEVLRSFARGADHVDVKTVESQATLREFLAGLMSYQPAWVTALFGVRAVFVRLLGMRQHGMPRPQRHLRPEDIPMTPGSAASFFTVRHAEEEHVWVVAATDRHLEATLAVVMEPIGGPRHRFHVVTLVHYRNWAGPVYFNVIRPFHHLVVGGMARNAASPG from the coding sequence ATGCGAGTGACGAACGGGTCGCTGCTGATGCTCATCGCCACGCTTCACGAAGCCATCGGGCTGGTGGTCTTCAGGGGTCCGCTGCTGGAGATGGCGCGAGCCGGCGTGCTCGACAGCGTGGGCAGGGACTCCAGCGCCCGCGCGGTGGCCTTCTGGTTCCTGGCGATGGGCGCGTGCCTGCTGCTCGCCGGGGCCCTGTGCCACTGGCTCGAGCGCGAGCTGCACCGCCCTCCTCCGCCGGGCTTCGGGTGGGGACTGCTCGGCCTGGCGCTCTTCTGCATCCTGCCCATGCCCATCACCGGCGCGTGGGCCGTCATCCCGCTGGGCCTGCGCGTGCTCTTCCAGTCGCGCACGCCCGCCGCGCTGCCGGAGGTGCTGCGCTCCTTCGCCCGGGGCGCGGACCACGTGGACGTGAAGACGGTGGAGTCCCAGGCCACGCTGCGCGAGTTCCTCGCGGGGCTCATGTCGTACCAACCCGCGTGGGTGACGGCCCTGTTCGGCGTGCGGGCCGTCTTCGTGCGGCTGCTCGGGATGCGGCAGCACGGCATGCCCCGGCCGCAGCGCCACCTGCGCCCGGAGGACATCCCCATGACGCCGGGCAGCGCGGCCTCGTTCTTCACCGTGCGCCACGCCGAGGAGGAGCACGTCTGGGTGGTGGCCGCCACGGACAGGCACCTGGAGGCCACGCTGGCCGTGGTGATGGAGCCCATCGGCGGCCCGCGTCACCGCTTCCACGTGGTGACGCTGGTGCACTACCGGAACTGGGCCGGGCCCGTGTACTTCAACGTCATCCGGCCCTTCCACCACCTCGTCGTCGGAGGCATGGCTCGCAACGCGGCGAGCCCCGGCTGA
- a CDS encoding ankyrin repeat domain-containing protein, which produces MYLIAAVVVALVGVSLLVLRVLRSRGGLLGAIRQGKAARVEALLRGKPQALAAARESVRGPLQAAAATGRRDIVDLLLAHGVDPAGIDGWGQGALHVAALHGHVELVRRFLELGVDVNQRARRATSDKVPARPGATPLHFACGAGQLEVLNALLEKGAAWDSVDERALSALHEVAARSGSVEVARRLLALGCAVDAVDCLGQTPLMLALAYKRTALAALLVAHGASPHARGPMEFTPLHLAALRGLEDLVSALLAAGANPLAANDLGQKPVDVARAEGHAAVAALLEEAGARAAVTSVAPEPTTQQEGAAVVAPPLPRTSEG; this is translated from the coding sequence ATGTACCTCATCGCCGCGGTGGTGGTAGCCCTGGTGGGTGTGTCGCTGCTCGTGCTCCGCGTCCTGCGCTCACGCGGGGGCCTGCTGGGCGCCATCCGGCAGGGGAAGGCCGCCCGGGTGGAGGCCCTGCTGCGCGGGAAGCCGCAGGCGCTCGCCGCCGCGCGCGAGTCCGTGCGCGGGCCGCTCCAGGCCGCCGCGGCCACGGGGCGCCGCGACATCGTCGACCTGCTGCTCGCACACGGCGTGGACCCGGCGGGCATCGACGGCTGGGGGCAGGGCGCCCTGCACGTGGCGGCGCTGCACGGCCACGTGGAATTGGTGCGGCGCTTCCTGGAGCTGGGCGTGGACGTGAATCAGCGCGCGCGGCGGGCCACCTCGGACAAGGTGCCGGCGCGGCCGGGCGCCACCCCGCTGCACTTCGCCTGCGGCGCCGGGCAGCTCGAGGTCCTGAACGCCCTGCTGGAGAAGGGCGCCGCGTGGGACTCGGTGGACGAGCGTGCCCTCTCCGCGCTGCACGAGGTGGCTGCGCGCTCCGGCTCGGTGGAGGTGGCGCGGCGACTGTTGGCGCTCGGCTGCGCGGTGGACGCGGTGGACTGCCTGGGGCAGACGCCGCTGATGCTGGCGCTGGCGTACAAGCGCACCGCGCTGGCGGCGCTGCTGGTGGCCCACGGCGCCAGCCCGCACGCGCGCGGGCCCATGGAGTTCACCCCGCTGCACCTGGCGGCGCTGCGCGGCCTGGAGGACCTGGTCTCCGCGCTGCTGGCCGCCGGAGCCAACCCGCTCGCTGCCAATGATTTGGGACAGAAGCCCGTGGACGTGGCCCGCGCCGAGGGACACGCCGCCGTGGCGGCCTTGCTGGAGGAGGCGGGGGCCCGGGCGGCGGTGACGTCCGTGGCGCCGGAGCCCACCACCCAGCAGGAGGGCGCGGCGGTGGTGGCTCCGCCGCTGCCCCGGACGTCGGAAGGCTAG
- a CDS encoding serine/threonine-protein kinase, whose product MSSIDPTAISRPRSPDLISGYHLEKLVGSGGMGEVHKATQLSLGRTVAVKLLNPELAKDPSFIARFQKEAAALAALSHPHIVSIVDKGKNDTTYYLVMEFVDGPSLRELIRTPDLDPMVALRRMLEICRAIEYAHGRGVIHRDLKPENILLDQQAGGIAKVSDFGLASFLADASPSSRYALTSTHVSMGTLSYMAPEQRVDAKNADARADIFSLGVILYEWLTGEVPLGTFDPPSRRKQGIDPRLDAIVTRCLKPDPDDRYPSVTALIADLEVLVPGSLPSLLPMKQTRMQRFRQGVRKVVRRTLQTAEVLTVVAALGVLGVAWLRSTEHPPELQPGEALMGKLAPLPIDPGPGRIVESQDKRTVSVGEGPVPLKLLLNGRPLAIENKAFVFPPVADDGPARAGLVRVDSSPMEGDIASLSARIRAEAPPPTWQSRIRTVAFGPQPKAMAALLLVGTEGRYVALFYSGAKAPLRLEWSLGERSGTMLGQAAPEGEAVELEIKVDADGILQAYLGRGRDQRAIAEPLNLGPGWMEQFSITPLSAFGCLEGTCRADEFVYTVRQAPPPGTTAPVSTVVPPVAKAVTASTVPAKAVTPKKPPPPPPPKKQPAKAPPKGGKRR is encoded by the coding sequence ATGTCCTCAATCGACCCCACCGCGATCAGCCGGCCACGTTCTCCGGACCTCATCAGCGGCTACCACCTCGAGAAGCTCGTCGGTAGCGGCGGCATGGGCGAGGTGCACAAGGCCACGCAGCTGTCGCTGGGCCGCACGGTGGCGGTGAAGCTCCTCAACCCCGAGCTGGCGAAGGACCCGTCCTTCATCGCGCGCTTCCAGAAGGAGGCCGCCGCGCTGGCGGCGCTGAGCCACCCGCACATCGTCTCCATCGTGGACAAGGGGAAGAACGACACCACGTACTACCTGGTGATGGAGTTCGTGGATGGTCCGTCGCTGCGCGAGCTCATCCGCACGCCGGACCTGGACCCGATGGTCGCCCTGCGGCGGATGCTCGAAATCTGCCGGGCCATCGAGTACGCGCACGGCCGCGGCGTCATCCACCGGGACCTGAAGCCGGAGAACATCCTGCTGGACCAGCAGGCGGGCGGCATCGCCAAGGTGTCGGACTTCGGGCTGGCGTCGTTCCTCGCGGATGCCAGTCCCTCCTCGCGCTACGCGCTCACGTCCACGCACGTGTCCATGGGCACGCTGTCGTACATGGCGCCCGAGCAGCGGGTGGACGCGAAGAACGCGGACGCGCGCGCGGACATCTTCTCGCTGGGCGTCATCCTCTACGAGTGGCTGACGGGTGAGGTGCCGCTGGGGACGTTTGATCCTCCGTCGCGGCGCAAGCAGGGCATCGACCCGCGGCTGGATGCCATCGTCACGCGGTGCCTCAAGCCGGACCCGGATGACCGCTACCCGTCGGTGACGGCGCTCATCGCGGACCTGGAAGTGCTGGTGCCCGGCAGCCTGCCGTCGCTGCTCCCGATGAAGCAGACGCGCATGCAGCGCTTCCGCCAGGGCGTGCGCAAGGTGGTGCGCCGCACGCTGCAGACGGCGGAGGTGCTGACCGTGGTGGCGGCGCTCGGCGTGCTGGGCGTGGCCTGGCTGCGCAGCACCGAGCATCCCCCGGAGCTACAGCCGGGCGAGGCCCTCATGGGCAAGCTGGCGCCGCTGCCGATAGACCCGGGGCCGGGCCGGATAGTGGAGAGCCAGGACAAGCGCACGGTGTCCGTGGGTGAGGGGCCGGTTCCCCTGAAGTTGCTCCTGAATGGCCGGCCATTGGCCATCGAGAACAAGGCTTTCGTCTTCCCTCCCGTGGCCGACGACGGCCCGGCGCGGGCGGGGCTCGTCCGCGTGGACAGCTCGCCCATGGAGGGCGACATCGCCTCGCTCAGTGCCCGCATCCGCGCGGAGGCCCCGCCCCCCACGTGGCAGAGCCGCATTCGGACCGTGGCCTTCGGGCCTCAGCCCAAGGCGATGGCCGCGCTGCTGCTCGTGGGCACCGAGGGCCGCTACGTGGCGCTCTTCTACAGCGGAGCCAAGGCACCGCTGCGGCTGGAGTGGTCGCTTGGCGAGCGCAGCGGCACCATGCTGGGCCAGGCCGCCCCTGAGGGAGAGGCGGTGGAGCTGGAAATCAAGGTGGACGCCGACGGCATCCTCCAGGCGTACCTGGGCCGCGGCAGGGACCAGCGCGCCATCGCCGAGCCGCTCAACCTGGGGCCGGGGTGGATGGAGCAATTCAGCATCACGCCGCTGTCCGCCTTTGGCTGCCTCGAGGGCACCTGCCGCGCCGACGAATTCGTCTATACCGTGCGACAGGCTCCGCCCCCGGGCACGACGGCCCCGGTGTCCACCGTGGTGCCGCCCGTGGCGAAGGCCGTCACGGCCAGCACGGTGCCGGCCAAGGCGGTGACGCCCAAGAAGCCGCCTCCGCCTCCGCCGCCCAAGAAGCAGCCCGCCAAGGCACCGCCCAAGGGCGGCAAGCGACGGTAG
- a CDS encoding YXWGXW repeat-containing protein has translation MTPRNWVCLMAMLAAPVVHGQTSPRPAEDPDDSRYQSYNDDDGNQDDGEDDVPTAPYAPPELPDERPSARPYAGAVWASGHWDWDGNEWRYVSGTWVASMPGYRYINGYWEQDSQGFRWVPGGWARPDSNMVEIPVEPSGEELATTQAPPEPRMEEQPPAPATNLTWTPGYWYWEGDDWVWIAGSWVEPPRPGLVFVSPRWVHRGPSWYFSWGGWALRGSVRVTVPVYPYVTVRTRWGAPNVYRYAWHRYPVYHHSYRVRDYGYRYRNYSSRSHDYGYRRYDNSYRSHDYGYRSRDNDNGYRGHDSSYRGHDSSYRGHDNGYRGNGTGRWGNSSSNSNSHSASPGGGGHSRGRGRH, from the coding sequence ATGACGCCTCGAAACTGGGTCTGCCTGATGGCCATGCTGGCGGCGCCGGTGGTGCACGGCCAGACGAGCCCTCGCCCCGCCGAGGACCCCGACGACTCCCGCTACCAGTCCTACAACGACGACGACGGCAACCAGGACGACGGTGAGGATGACGTCCCCACCGCGCCGTACGCGCCCCCCGAGCTGCCGGACGAGCGCCCCTCCGCCCGGCCGTATGCGGGCGCGGTGTGGGCCTCCGGCCACTGGGACTGGGACGGCAACGAGTGGCGCTACGTCTCCGGCACATGGGTGGCCTCCATGCCGGGCTACCGCTACATCAACGGCTACTGGGAGCAGGACAGCCAGGGCTTCCGGTGGGTGCCCGGCGGCTGGGCGCGCCCCGACTCGAACATGGTGGAGATTCCCGTGGAGCCCTCGGGCGAGGAGCTGGCGACGACGCAGGCGCCGCCCGAGCCCCGGATGGAGGAGCAGCCCCCGGCGCCCGCGACGAACCTCACGTGGACGCCCGGCTACTGGTACTGGGAGGGTGACGACTGGGTGTGGATTGCGGGCTCCTGGGTGGAGCCGCCCCGGCCCGGCCTCGTCTTCGTCTCGCCCCGCTGGGTCCACCGGGGCCCGTCCTGGTACTTCTCGTGGGGCGGCTGGGCCCTGCGCGGCTCGGTCCGGGTGACGGTGCCCGTCTACCCGTACGTGACGGTGCGCACGCGCTGGGGCGCCCCGAACGTCTACCGCTACGCGTGGCACCGCTACCCGGTGTACCACCACTCCTACCGCGTGCGGGATTACGGCTACCGCTACCGGAACTACAGCTCCCGGAGCCACGACTACGGCTACCGGCGCTACGACAACAGCTACCGGAGCCATGACTACGGCTACCGCAGCCGTGACAACGACAACGGCTACCGCGGCCACGACAGCAGCTACCGCGGCCACGACAGCAGCTACCGCGGCCACGACAACGGCTACCGCGGCAACGGCACGGGGCGGTGGGGCAACTCGTCCTCGAACTCGAACAGCCACTCGGCGTCGCCCGGGGGCGGAGGCCACTCGCGGGGCCGCGGCCGGCACTGA
- a CDS encoding TetR/AcrR family transcriptional regulator → MRRTTSRPPQTAPFRSIEDIRKKPRGPGLTPEDWADAALWSLADGVEALSVERLARGLGVTKGGFYWHFKDRADVLQAALSRWEELATTNVIQRLESLPDPRERLRQLLTLTFELGPHGRIEVAIVAGAASDPRIQPVLARVSQRRIDYLVKLYRALGLPAREARNWALQAYSTYVGLLNLAVANPETLSTSRARSEYVQHVARTLIPA, encoded by the coding sequence ATGAGACGCACTACTTCCCGCCCGCCGCAGACGGCGCCCTTCCGGAGCATCGAGGACATCCGCAAGAAGCCCCGGGGGCCGGGGCTGACGCCGGAGGACTGGGCGGATGCCGCCCTGTGGAGCCTCGCGGACGGTGTGGAGGCGCTGTCGGTGGAGCGGCTGGCCCGTGGCCTGGGCGTGACGAAGGGCGGCTTCTACTGGCACTTCAAGGACCGGGCGGACGTGCTCCAGGCCGCGCTCTCGCGGTGGGAGGAACTGGCGACCACGAATGTCATCCAGCGGCTGGAGTCCCTGCCGGACCCGAGGGAGCGGCTGCGCCAGTTGCTGACGCTGACCTTCGAACTGGGCCCTCACGGGAGGATTGAGGTGGCCATCGTCGCGGGGGCGGCCTCGGACCCTCGCATCCAGCCGGTGCTGGCGCGTGTGTCGCAGCGGCGCATCGACTACCTGGTGAAGCTGTACCGGGCGCTCGGGCTGCCGGCCCGCGAGGCGCGCAACTGGGCGCTCCAGGCGTATTCCACGTACGTGGGCCTCCTGAACCTCGCCGTCGCAAACCCGGAGACGCTGAGCACCAGTCGCGCCCGGTCCGAGTACGTGCAGCACGTGGCGCGGACGCTGATACCGGCGTGA